In one window of Syngnathus scovelli strain Florida chromosome 22, RoL_Ssco_1.2, whole genome shotgun sequence DNA:
- the ucmaa gene encoding upper zone of growth plate and cartilage matrix associated a, which yields MSRSPLFALSCLITLLILTFSSFCESADDPNAADVKAPEAARRVFMPEADAATFFKRRSRRSVRYYEQLAEQRVFRINAERRRETNEEKRNEYENYAEEDRTEQGERSREKQEQYREYNYDGQYPRFHWFH from the exons ATGTCTCGAAGTCCGCTCTTCGCTCTGTCTTGCCTCATCACCCTCCTCATCCTCACTT TTTCCAGTTTCTGTGAAAGTGCCGACGACCCCAACGCAGCTGATGTCAAAG CACCAGAGGCGGCGCGACGTGTGTTCATGCCCGAGGCGGACGCTGCCACCTTTTTCAAACGCCGCAGTCGCCGCTCAGTGAGATATTACGAGCAGCTCG CCGAGCAGAGGGTGTTTCGGATAAACGCCGAGCGCCGGAGGGAGACCAACGAAGAGAAACGCAACGAGTACGAGAACTACGCCGAAGAGGATCGCACCG AACAAGGCGAACGAAGCAGAGAGAAGCAGGAGCAATATCGCGAGTACAACTATGACGGACAATACCCTCGCTTTCACTGGTTTCACTAA
- the phyh gene encoding phytanoyl-CoA dioxygenase, peroxisomal, which produces MSRAAERLKLMMGHLDRTPAVVATPTSAQSTAPHPHNLRYTLDNDLLKPEERLFYEKNGFFVVRNLVADEDVDLFRKQFERICQRKVNVPGLVVMRDVAISKSEFVPDQKAVTKLQDFQEDPELFRYCTLPEILKYVGCFTGPNIMAMHTMLINKPPDAGKKTSRHPMHQDLHYFPFRPADRIVCAWTALERVNRQNGCLVVLPGTHTGTLKEHDYPEWEGGVNKMYHGVRDYNPEHPRIHLEMEKGDTVFFHPLLIHGSGMNQTQGFRKAISCHYASSDCHYIDVKGTSQENIENEVKELVSKKYSGTVGITFQDTWAFRGRLVQGERRGL; this is translated from the exons ATGTCGCGGGCTGCCGAAAGGCTCAAATTGATGATGGGGCATCTCGATCGGACCCCCGCCGTGGTT GCAACACCGACGTCGGCTCAAAGCACCGCCCCTCACCCCCACAATCTAAG ATACACACTTGACAATGACCTGCTGAAGCCAGAAGAGCGGCTCTTCTATGAGAAGAATGGATTTTTTGTCGTTAGGAATCTTGTGGCCGACGAGGACGTTGACTTGTTCAG GAAGCAGTTTGAGCGCATTTGTCAACGAAAAGTCAACGTTCCCGGTCTGGTGGTCATGAGAGACGTGGCCATTTCCAAGTCGGAGTTTGTTCCTGATCAGAAAGCCGTCACCAAACTCCAAGATTTCCAGGAGGATCCTGAACTTTTCCGGTACTGCACCTTACCGGAG ATCTTGAAGTACGTGGGCTGCTTCACAGGACCGAACATCATGGCTATGCACACCATGCTCATCAACAAGCCTCCCGATGCAG GAAAGAAAACATCTCGCCACCCGATGCATCAGGATCTGCATTACTTCCCATTCCGACCTGCCGACCGCATCGTCTGCGCCTGGACGGCGTTGGAGCGGGTCAACAGGCAGAACGGATGCCTGGTGGTCCTGCCGGGAACGCACACGGGCACGCTGAAGGAGCACGACTATCCAGAGTGGGAG GGTGGAGTGAACAAGATGTACCACGGAGTACGTGACTACAACCCAGAGCATCCCAGGATTCACCTGGAGATGGAGAAGGGCGACACGGTCTTCTTCCACCCGTTGCTGATCCACGGTTCTGGAATGAATCAGACGCAAGGATTCCGTAAG GCTATCTCCTGCCACTACGCCAGTTCCGACTGCCATTACATCGACGTGAAGGGAACATCGCAGGAGAATATTGAGAATGAAGTGAAGGAGCTAGTGTCCAAGAAGTACTCCGGGACTGTCGGTATCACCTTCCAG GACACTTGGGCTTTCCGAGGCCGCCTGGTACAGGGAGAGCGACGCGGTCTTTGA
- the optn gene encoding optineurin, with the protein MDSVEPVLNGETPRSPSMVETSEEALVQMKTLIQENRNLKEALRQTNLSMKERFEELFLWREKQRQERVFLETRLGEARVQMEALAMENQELSKKVTQSPSALDGSQVVPSSHSPETDALRALVSRLQAEKNDLVALNSELQLKCEPSSCEDSFIEIISVSDEGGVSVLKDASESSKHLDASMTASRLDSEEVTVSHLLQSLRNETQRAERLQAELQATVDIIRTMEEKKSQHATITTQTSLTEETRDNSEKVEVASEFIKSQMMALVQKLQLAQSKLDEAEGMKKNLQERCSEMENDVATLRAQLVDTQAVKSQNEKLKVQLESIQAQSLIVQKKAGEERSNLAQLKDAYAKLFEDYNELQEEQKKREAGLVGKEVVDELKSQLSAAEKALATKQEHIDSLKQEVFKKEKELETISVLEAQAEVYSSDFYAERAAREKLHEERERLSVQLEYVKKQNIHLQEEMSRQTLGEMRRRHVPNPNAQGQALVSRGTNWQRQGGIPTHVCPKCDAILPDLDTLQIHIMDCIN; encoded by the exons ATGGATTCCGTAGAGCCCGTACTGAATGGAGAGACTCCTCGCTCCCCCAGTATGGTGGAAACGTCAGAGGAGGCGTTGGTCCAGATGAAAACTCTTATTCAGGAAAACCGCAACCTTAAAG AGGCTTTGCGTCAGACCAACCTGTCGATGAAAGAGCGTTTTGAGGAGCTGTTCTTGTGGCGCGAGAAGCAGCGGCAGGAGCGGGTGTTCCTGGAGACGAGGCTCGGGGAGGCCCGGGTTCAGATGGAGGCTCTGGCTATGGAAAACCAGGAGCTCAGCAAGAAAGTTACGCAGTCACCCAGTGCTTTGGATGGCTCACAA GTAGTGCCTTCTAGTCACAGCCCCGAAACGGACGCCCTGCGCGCTCTGGTCAGCCGACTGCAGGCGGAGAAGAACGACCTGGTGGCTCTCAACTCCGAGCTGCAGCTGAAGTGCGAGCCCAGCTCTTGTGAAGACTCCTTCATCGAGATCATATCTGTGTCG GACGAAGGTGGCGTCAGCGTCCTGAAAGACGCCAGTGAGAGCAGCAAACATCTCGACGCCAGCATGACGGCGTCCCGTCTGGACAGTGAGGAGGTGACCGTCAGTCACCTGCTGCAATCCCTCAGGAACGAGACCCAGCGAGCCGAGCGGCTGCAGGCCGAACTGCAAGCAACCGTTGACat AATAAGAACGATGGAGGAAAAGAAGAGTCAACATGCGACCATAACAACACAGACCAGCTTGACAGAAGAGACCAGAGACAATTCGGAGAAGGTCGAG GTGGCTTCCGAGTTTATAAAATCACAGATGATGGCATTGGTTCAAAAGCTGCAGCTGGCCCAGAGTAAGCTGGATGAAGCAGAAGGCATGAAGAAGAACCTGCAGGAGCG ATGTAGCGAGATGGAGAACGACGTGGCCACTCTGAGGGCCCAACTGGTCGACACGCAGGCTGTTAAATCGCAGAACGAAAAGCTCAAGGTCCAACTCGAAAGCATTCAGGCGCAGAGCTTAATCGTGCAGAAGAAGGCCGGGGAGGAGAG GAGCAACCTGGCCCAGCTGAAGGACGCCTACGCTAAACTGTTCGAAGACTACAATGAGCTCCAGGAAGAGCAGAAGAAGAGAGAG GCCGGGTTGGTGGGCAAGGAGGTGGTGGACGAGCTTAAAAGTCAGCTCAGCGCCGCTGAGAAGGCTCTGGCCACCAAGCAGGAGCACATTGACAGCTTGAAGCAGGAGGTCTTCAAGAAGGAGAAGGAGCTGGAGACCATCTCTGTTTTGGAGGCGCAG GCTGAGGTCTACTCCTCTGATTTTTACGCCGAGCGGGCGGCGAGGGAGAAACTGCACGAGGAGAGGGAGCGTCTCTCTGTTCAGCTGGAATACGTAAAGAAGCAGAACATCCATCTGCAGGAGGAGATGAGCCG GCAGACGTTAGGTGAAATGCGAAGAAGACATGTGCCGAATCCAAATGCACAAGGGCAAGCTTTAGTTTCAAGAG GCACCAACTGGCAGCGTCAGGGCGGTATTCCCACACATGTTTGTCCAAAATGCGACGCAATACTGCCAGATCTGGACACTCTGCAGATCCACATCATGGACTGCATCAACTAG
- the mcm10 gene encoding protein MCM10 homolog codes for MDCEDDLDILTSLLAENDGCEENQQQQADDLDDLFDNDDGEEYVEPKDELTELFGDVDDIEKEEQVVKENTTKANESLNRSQEELQAELRQMQEKMQALQKQLEASQSASCSSVKPSGSSPTLKPLPSSQASKKRIPAKPAAVTQKLKNESGKTGSQESSDFISELSNADSVKRKPRVTHQSKSSTSPEARAPLVEIKMGSSFLPVESKAATPQRLSTTFQSRPGPTSSSAEPPKLDSLPKDVAMEKYSGLRLRKPRVSSSDMDRKMADRRLIRLSQVPERLKREKLEDSDWVTFGVLVSKATPQSSTSGKTFSIWKLNDLHNLDVFVSLLLFGNVHKEHWKTETGSVIGILNPNSMKQKDGYDGVSLTVDHPQKVLLMGEAQDYGTCKAMKKNGDPCSQLVNMYECQFCQYHVQAQYKKMSSKRSELQSAFSGKAPSKVKGVSLRERLCQDGFHYGGVSSAACAASLSASKPQKSGQTTLDKLFVKGSARHILHAKMLALKSSGEVSNCSNEFKSLMSVPSPGALQLKKHLIQAPKDAQGAPVQSISASDLLKQQKQKQREFLLNRQRRAVAVPKSAASSLPASPKAGVPATGQSPATPQTPTLGRGFAKGEDVLFFDATPPPATARSLSATKLAALKKLRAKGMALEKEDPNAVKRKRTSSGEISARVEKNLTSPDVEHGDSDEPAEKKQRGERDYIQSAEFQKILNAKSLHGAALQAAEYQLQERYFDALVKKEQMEEKMKGIREMKCRAVSCQKCNYTYFKPADRCVAESHPLRWHDALKRFFKCPCGQRAIALDRLPHKHCSNCGLFKWQRDGMLKEKTGPKIGGELLKPRGEEHGRFLNSLK; via the exons ATGGAtt GTGAAGACGATTTGGACATTTTGACATCCCTGTTGGCTGAAAATGATGGCTGCGAAGAAAACCAGCAGCAGCAAGCAGATGACTTGGATGACCTGTTTGACAATGACGATGGCGAAGAGTATGTGGAGCCGAAGGATGAATTGACTGAGCTATTTGGAGATGTGGATGATATTGAAAAAGAAGAGCAGGTGGTGAAAGAAAATACTACCAAAGCCAATGAGAGTCTTAACAGGTCCCAAGAGGAGCTACAAG CGGAGTTGAGGCAGATGCAGGAGAAAATGCAGGCATTGCAGAAGCAGCTGGAAGCGAGCCAGAGTGCTTCCTGTTCCTCGGTGAAACCATCAGGGAGCTCACCCACTCTGAAACCTTTGCCGTCCAGTCAGGCCTCCAAAAAACGTATCCCAGCAAAGCCAGCGGCTGTGACACAGAAGCTAAAAAATGAATCAG GAAAAACAGGAAGCCAGGAGTCCTCTGACTTTATCTCCGAGCTGAGCAACGCCGACTCAGTCAAACGCAAACCCAGAGTGACCCACCAAAGCAAATCCAGCACTTCACCAG AAGCCAGAGCACCATTGGTGGAGATTAAGATGGGAAGCTCCTTCCTGCCTGTGGAAAGCAAGGCGGCCACTCCTCAGCGTCTGTCTACAACCTTCCAGAGCAGACCTGGCCCGACTTCTTCTTCAGCAGAACCGCCtaagctggactctcttcctaaAGATGTGGCGATGGAGAAATACTCCGGGTTGCGGCTCAG AAAGCCACGCGTTTCATCCAGCGATATGGACCGTAAAATGGCTGACCGCCGCCTCATCCGCCTGTCACAAGTGCCGGAGCGCCTGAAACGTGAGAAGCTGGAGGACAGCGACTGGGTGACGTTTGGCGTGCTGGTCAGCAAAGCAACACCGCAAAGCAGCACCAGC GGGAAAACATTTAGCATCTGGAAGTTGAACGACCTCCACAACCTGGACGTGTTCGTGTCGCTTTTGCTGTTCGGAAACGTCCACAAGGAGCACTGGAAGACCGAAACAGGCAGCGTCATCGGAATCCTCAACCCCAACTCCATGAAACAAAAAGACGGATATGATGGG GTCAGTTTGACAGTGGATCACCCGCAGAAGGTGTTGCTGATGGGCGAAGCTCAAGATTACGGCACGTGCAAAGCCATGAAGAAAAATGGAGACCCCTGCTCTCAGCTTGTTAACATG TACGAGTGCCAGTTCTGCCAATATCACGTCCAGGCCCAGTACAAGAAGATGAGCTCCAAGCGCTCCGAGCTGCAGTCGGCGTTCTCCGGAAAGGCGCCCAGCAAGGTGAAGGGCGTCAGCCTCAGGGAGCGCCTGTGTCAGGACGGCTTTCACTACGGCGGCGTCTCGTCGGCAGCCTGCGCGGCATCACT ATCTGCGTCCAAACCCCAAAAATCAGGACAAACAACTTTGGACAAGCTCTTTGTGAAAGGTTCCGCTCGTCACATCCTTCATGCGAAAATGCTCG CTCTGAAGTCGTCTGGTGAGGTGTCAAACTGctcgaacgaattcaagagcttGATGTCGGTGCCGTCGCCGGGAGCTCTGCAGCTCAAGAAGCACTTGATACAAG CCCCGAAAGATGCACAAGGAGCTCCTGTCCAGTCCATCTCAGCTTCAGACCTTCTCAAGCAGCAGAAACAGAAGCAGAGGGAGTTCCTGCTGAATCGTCAACGTCGAGCGGTCGCAGTGCCCAAGTCAGCCGCTTCGTCTTTACCGGCATCCCCCAAAGCAGGCGTCCCCGCGACCGGCCAAAGCCCCGCCACGCCGCAAACCCCCACGCTGGGTCGAGGCTTCGCAAAGGGCGAGGACGTCCTCTTCTTCGACGCCAccccgccccccgccaccgcccGGAGCCTCTCCGCCACCAAGCTGGCGGCTCTGAAGAAGCTGAGAGCCAAGGGGATGGCGCTGGAGAAGGAAGACCCCAACGCTGTCAAGAGGAAAAGGACGAGCAGCGGCGAGATCAGCGCCCGGGTGGAGAAAAATCTCACCTCGCCCGACG TCGAGCACGGAGATTCTGATGAGCCGGCTGAGAAGAAACAGCGAGGTGAACGCGACTACATTCAGTCGGCGGAGTTTCAAAAAATCCTCAACGCCAAATCTCTCCATGGAGCAGCACTACAGGCG GCTGAGTATCAACTCCAGGAGCGATATTTTGACGCGCTAGTGAAGAAGGAGCAGATGGAGGAGAAAATGAAGGGCATCCGGGAGATGAAGTGTCGGGCTGTTTCCTGTCAAAAG TGCAACTACACGTATTTCAAACCGGCCGATCGCTGCGTGGCCGAGAGTCATCCGCTGCGCTGGCACGACGCCCTCAAACGTTTCTTCAAGTGCCCGTGCGGCCAGAGAGCCATCGCCCTTGACAGACTCCCGCACAAACACTGCAG CAACTGCGGTCTCTTCAAATGGCAGCGTGACGGAATGCTGAAG GAGAAAACAGGCCCAAAAATAGGCGGAGAGCTTCTCAAACCGCGAGGGGAAGAACACGGAAGGTTCCTCAACAGTTTAAAGTag